In Camelina sativa cultivar DH55 chromosome 17, Cs, whole genome shotgun sequence, the genomic stretch CGTCAACAGCTCCAAATATTGCATTAAGTGCCCTAGCATTATATTTAGACAAGTTCTTTTCTTCTACCGTCCAGCGTGCCTTAGGTTTAGTGATCTTGTCACCAGCTTCGGTTTTCTCATAGGGAggttcccatccttcttccacagcCGTCCAAGCATCCTCACCTAGATTTCGGATCAGCTGAACCATGCGCACCTTCCAGCGACCATAGCCTTGTTCATCCAAGATCACAGCCCTCTGAAGCAACATCAACTCATTACCCGACTGCATCATTATCCCAAGATCTCAACCTGTAGCGAGTATAGAGCTCTCGTCGGTtgactgctctgataccaattgtaaaaacgaagatgcagccaatatagaaaagaacttcttttcttattaagaatcacttaaacaatcttacaagatatgtttaatcagatttacacacagtcaacacgacttgccactgaccaattcttaatctaaccaaaatccctaagaaccctaaaagctttctcgcttagttctctaaaattcttcttgaacggccaaacaacatgtttgtccaataaaacaatatatagaaaacctCCTATGACCTACTTTCCTATTAAAGGATAAGTCCAAATCTTCTTAATAAATATGATAATAACTTGTTCTTTAATCAAAGAGTCTCTAAAAAATACAGCCACATCACTCGATCTCCGTTACGGTTTCTCCGTGTGAACCTCTTTTCCAGACTCCTACAGACCAGCCTTGTAGCAACCAAAGTCTTCATGCTTTCAAGAGTTGCGTATATATTTACCAAAACAATTTTAGACatgaaaaatagaaaactttAATTTACGCCCTTTTTTAGCAGTTTAGATTCTAGATTCGAATGTTAAGAGTTGCGTCCACTTGAACAATAAGCAAATTTTGCGGGGATGAACACGCCCAAAATGTGATTGAACAGGCGATCTTCCACAAGCGGATGAAAACAGCTTCCGGAAGTGAGTTATGAGCAATTATGGTATGCCGAGCATCACTTCTCATAATTGCTTTGTCTAGCAAAGTCATGTATCCAGTTATAGAGAAACCTGAAGAACCATATCCGAACAATTCTATAGCTTCCTTACTTGGTTTCTAAGCGTGAATAAAGAAACTGGTTTCTAAGCATGAACGGTCAGAGATCACAATGCTAGCTAGAAACACAAGGATTCATCGAAAAAACGACATAGAGCAACAAGGTCGATTAGATTACTCACTTGTACAAATAACCTTCCATCAACAAAGCCTCTGCTAGAAGCCATAATCCCAAGACTGTAATACTTTGTAACCATATTAAAGATACATAATACTTTGTAaccatattaaaattttaaactttttgtaAATCTCAACTATTAGTAGAAAATGCCAATCTCAAGCAATATGTGTGGAAAAGACAAAAACTGAAACTCTATCTCTCTTCGGTTGGGTCAAATTTTATTCGTTTACTAATTTACTCAACATCATCATCCTAAATACACAATTCATCTATGATTGCGTTGATTATGTAAATAGTAACTACTTGAGCCGAATATAAGTGAAAGCCCAGATTTATTGGCCCTCTAAAGGCCCAATTACGTATGTCAATTTGGCGCGAATATTTCCCGCCTAGTCGACGAGGAAACCCAATAAACGAGTGGTATTGTGCCCTGATTCCGTCGCCGGAggaaaagtgagagagagagagagagagagaggaagagaaaatgGCGGGAGAAGATTCTTCAGATAACCAGCCGTCGTCACCAACTTCACCTTCTTCCGCTGGATTCAACACAGATCAGTTACCTATAAGTACGAGCCAAAACTCCGAGAATTTCTCCGACGAAGAAGCCGCTGTCGATACCCAAATCATCAGGGATGAGCCAGAGGGAGcggatgaggaagaagaagaagaagaaggagaagatctCTACAACGATAATTACTTGGAAGATTATCGGAAGATGGATGGGAATGATCAGTATGAGTCTAATGGATTAGATGATTCCGTCGAAGATGAGAGAGATTTAGATCAGGTTATGCTTGACCGTCGTGCGGCAGAGGCTGTACTCGATGCTCGTGAGACTCGAGCTGCGAACCGCAagcttcctcatcttcttcatgataatggtaaattaaaaaaaatccccaaatctctTGTTTCAGTACTGTAATCGGAACCCTAATTGAACCCTGGATTTAGATTTGAGTTGGGTTGTTTTTGTATACAGATTCAGATGATTGGAATTACAGACCTACGAAGAGGTCTCGGACTACGGTTCCACCAAGAGGTAATGGTGATCCTGATGGAAACCCTCCAAGTTCGCCAGGAGGGTCACAGCCAGATATCTCAATGACTGATCAAACTGATGATTATCAGGATGAGGTATGATTGTGAATCCTTTATACTTACTTCGTGGTGCTAGGTGTGTGTTATGCTAGTGCTGATGGTTGGTTAATTTCTTAATACAGGATGACAATGAGGATGAGGCAGAGTTTGAGATGTATCGGATTCAAGGAACTCTGAGGGAATGGGTTATGAGAGATGAAGTGAGACGTTTCATTGCCAAGAAGTTCAAAGACTTTTTGCTTACCTATGTGAAACCAAAGAATGATAATGGAGATATTGAATATGTTCGTTTGATAAACGAAATGGTTTCAGGtactttcattttctttttgctatagTTGCATGAGTTCCTTCTTTACTGGTAAATGTACAAGCATTAGATCTCTGAACTATCAATGTATGGCTTATTTGCAGCTAATAAGTGTAGTCTGGAGATTGATTATAAAGAATTCATACATGTCCACCCGAATATTGCCATCTGGTTGGCGGATGCTCCACAACCTGTTCTTGAAGTTATGGAGGAAGTTACGGAAAAGGTCATCTTTGATCTGCATCCAAACTACAAGAATATTCACACAAAGATCTATGTTCGTGTTACCAACCTACCAGTTAATGATCAGATTCGGAACATAAGGTACTACTATGTCTGAATTCATGGATAAAGATGATGAGTTTTGTTATTCCTCACTAGATTTGaacttaatcttttttttgtgaattgttAGGCAGATTCATCTTAACACAATGATCCGCATTGGTGGAGTTGTCACAAGGCGTTCTGGGGTCTTTCCTCAACTGCAGCAGGTGAAATATGATTGTAACAAGTGCGGAGCAGTTTTGGGACCTTTCTTTCAAAACTCTTATTCAGAAGTCAAGGTCGGATCTTGTTCTGAATGCCAGTCAAAAGGACCGTTTACTGTTAATGTCGAACAGGTAGGATTCCATGTCCTCTCTAACATTTTCCATTAAAGTCAATGTAAGCTCTAAATTGGAATGTGAAATTGACCACAATGTTAATTTACTCTCTTGTTTCAGACAATATACAGGAACTATCAGAAGCTTACAATCCAAGAGAGTCCAGGAACAGTGCCTGCTGGACGACTTCCAAGACATAAAGAAGTTATCCTGCTGAATGACCTTATTGATTGTGCACGTCCTGGAGAAGAAATTGTATGTTCACCATACGTTACTCTTCTTGAATACTTTGCACACCTGTGTATGGTAGGTGATTGATTTTTTCTTGCATGAGATGTTTTGCAGGAGATTACTGGCATATATACCAACAATTTTGACCTATCTTTGAACACAAAGAATGGATTTCCTGTCTTTGCCACTGTGGTGGAAGCTAACTATGTTACAAAGAAGCAAGACCTCTTTTCTGCATACAAGCTAACCCAAGAAGACAAGACACAAATCGAAGAGCTGTCCAAGGACCCACGTATAGTTGAACGTGTAAGTTGGATTTAAGTCCTCCTAATAAGTCTTTTGAATTGCTTCAAAGGCATCCCTGTTGACATCAATGCAATTTATCTTTCAGATCATTAAGTCAATCGCTCCGTCAATATATGGCCACGAAGATATCAAAACAGCTCTTGCTCTTGCTATGTTTGGAGGCcaagagaaaaatattaaaggGAAACACAGATTGCGTGGAGATATTAATGTACTTCTACTAGGTGATCCAGGAACAGCAAAATCACAATTTCTGAAGTAAGAAAACTATCTTGGCCAGCTGACTTCATTAATTCCTGTGGTGAATATTTTCATTAACTGCATAAATGTTTCGTCTAGGTATGCTGAGAAAACTGGACAAAGAGCTGTCTACACGACTGGAAAGGGAGCTTCTGCTGTTGGTCTAACTGCAGCAGTACACAAGGATCCAGTTACAAGGGAGTGGACACTTGAAGGAGGGGCTCTTGTACTTGCTGACCGAGGAATTTGTCTTATCGATGAGTTTGACAAGATGAACGACCAGGACAGGTAACGAAATGCAACTAATGATAATTACTTTTCTGAACAAAATGGTGCTGACCATATAAGTTTCGTAACCAGGGTGAGTATCCATGAAGCCATGGAACAACAGAGTATTAGTATATCAAAGGCAGGAATTGTTACTTCTCTTCAAGCGCGTTGCTCTGTTATTGCCGCAGCTAATCCAGTTGGTGGAAGGTAAATAAGTAACTAATGCCCCAAATTCACTGATCTAAAATTTGTCATTTTGATCTTGCTAAAGTGTTTGTGACATTGCAACTTCAGGTACGATTCATCCAAGTCATTCGCACAAAATGTTGAGTTGACAGATCCGATCCTTTCTCGTTTTGATATATTGTGTGTTGTCAAGGTATTTTTCTAAACCTCTGCTTCTTGTTCTTGCTATCATATCATTGATTGTGTTAACTTTTTTGGTTATCGACATGACTTAAACCAATTATATGGCTGCAGGATGTGGTTGATCCAGTTACAGATGAAATGCTTGCTGAATTTGTTGTCAATAGCCACTTCAAATCACAACCCAAAGGTGGTAAGATGGACGATAGCGAGCCCCAAGATGGCATTCAGGGATCTAGCGGTTCTACTGATCCAGAGGTTTGTGATTTTCAGGTGTAGCTGCTTCTTTGAAGTTTCCATGTTTTCGTGTCTTGAtcgaaatattattttatatacagGTGCTTCCCCAGAACCTGCTGAAGAAATACTTAACATACTCGAAGTTATATGTATTCCCAAAACTGGGTGAACTAGATGCCAAGAAGTTAGAGACTGTGTATGCTAATCTAAGACGAGAATCAATGGTAGGTttcatttcttgattttaattGTACTGCTGAGTTTATGTCTTTCTCAAGTATTATGTTATAGTCTCTTACCTGCTTTAATCTTTCGTTCAGAATGGACAAGGAGTTTCCATTGCGACAAGGCACCTTGAGTCCATGATCCGAATGTCTGAAGCACATGCTAGGATGCACCTTAGGCAGTATGTTACAGAAGAAGATGTTAACATGGCCATTCGAGTCCTGCTTGACTCTTTCATATCAACCCAGAAATTTGGTGTCCAGAGAACTCTAAGAGAGGTATTAGAGAACTTCCATTCAGGTGTTCGGTGAGCTTTGTATCTATGGATTCTGATGTCTGAATTGATGGAACTTATTTACTCCTGTGCAGAGTTTCAAACGATACATTACATACAAAAAGGACTTCAACTCATTGCTGCTTGTTCTTCTGAAAGAGCTCATAAAGAATGCCTTGAAGTTTGAAGAAATCATTTCAGGATCAAATTCAGGACTACCATCTATCGAGGTTAAGATAGAGGAGCTGCAGACAAAGGTACTTGTCATATATGATTAGGCTACTATCAGAAGCACGCTTCCTACAGATATTTGTCACTAACTCTTATTTATGTCTACATTTCAGGCCAAGGAATACGACATTGCAGATCTACGGCCGTTCTTTTCAAGCAATGAATTTTCCAAAGCTCATTTCGAGTTGGACAATGGTCGAGGAATGATCAGGTGTCCTAGAAGGCTAGTCACTTGGTAAACGACAAGGCGAGCTTCAAGTCACTATCAACTTAGGTTTATAATCGCATTAAAAATGTTGGATTATTAGGACGATAGTTTCGTTTTGTGTTAAAGATTATGAGTTGCTCAAGAATTTGCAGTAGGCATTTTAAGATATTATTGcagctttctttttttcttaaaacttttgAGCCTTGAATTTGAGAAGAACGCATATGATTAACTTGTCCACCGGTTTTGAGTTGCTcaaattgtaaattttgaaaatttggccTAAAGTTACATTTACCAAACTTAAAAATGACGTTTAATTATGCGTTGATAATTAATCACCGTCTAATGCTACTCTTATTGGGCACAAAGTTAAATTTTGTATCCAGAAATAACTAATCTTTATATAATTCGAATTTGAACCAAAAActttaacattaacattaacaaaACCATCCATCTTAACTCAGGTATACGCATTATTACTAAACCGGAAATCtgaaatcacaaagaaaaaccgaaccaaaaaataCAGTACTAAGCGGTGACGTCAGGACTACATGCCGTTtgtaactaaattaaaaaagcaAAGCAACAACATCTGTCGACTGGATTCGTGTGGGGTTGTTCGTCGacaaacttgttttgttttcgcAATTCGGAGTAGTTCCGTTCCGCTCTCGCTCTCAGTTCCGATTAGGGTTAAGAAAAGCTCCGTTTGGTGAGACTTCGTCGTCCTTCTCGATACTCTCTGATTCATCATTGGCCCTGGTATGTGCTTTCGTCTACTAGTTAGGGTTTTTGCTCCTCTCTTTTCGCTATCTACATGTCCTCCCTCTGAAATTATTGAGCTCGAAGTTGGGATATTTTGCTCTTCAGATTAAGCCGTAAGTTGTAAAGGAAGCTCTATTTTGTGGGAGAATGTCGAATAATCCTCCCCCGTCTTCTGGTGCCCAGGTGCGAAAAGTGCCAAagttggctctctctctctctctctcttagttCGTTCTGGAATTCGAAGCAACTCAATTGATATGTTCTAAGCAATTTGATTTTAGCGAAGGTCTTCGATACAATTAATTGAGAAGCTCTCTTCAGCTTAGACTAGAGAGACTTTGACGAAGTTTAATTGATCATGCTCATACGAATTAGGTTTCTTTGATCTCTAGTCTCTCTCATTGATGTAGCGAAAGATTTATAGTGTTAGTTTCTCCACCTACTACTGATTTCCACTAGTCTGTTATCTATAAGATGTGCTTATGAGACTATTTTTCCAGCAGTTTCGGCCGATGGTTCCTGGGCAGCAGGGTCAGCATTTTGTTCCTGCAGCTTCACAGCCTTTTCATCCCTATGTACATGTACCTCCAAATGCTCAGAGTCAGCCTCCACAGTTTTCTCAGCCCatacagcagcagcagcagctctTTCCAGTGAGACCAGGTCAGCCTGGTCATATTACATCATCGTCACAGGCTGTATCAGTTCCTTATATTCAAACAAACCAGATTCTCACTTCTGGATCTACTCAACAACAGCCAAATGCACCTCCACTGACGGGCTTTGTTACATCTGGacctccattttcttcttcatatactGTGAGACTTCTGTTCTTATATTTGTGTGCGGATAACCTTTATGTACGATTCGTTTTCATTTTCCTAGTGGATTCTTGTTCCTACAGTTTGGACCATCAACTTTTCCTCAGCAACAACCACCACCATCATTGGTCCAACCAAATTCTCAGATGCATGCAGCCGGCGTCCCTCCAGCAGCAAACGCTTGGCCTGTTCCTGTAAATCAAAGTACATCACTTGTTTCCCCTGTGCAGCAGACTGGGCAACAAACACCAGTCGCACATTCCACAGACCCAGTAAGTGGCTACGATTACTGATCATAAATATGTTTTGGTGACTTGTATTGATGCTTAAATCTGTTACTAATTATGAAACCATCTCTTACTAGAATTCCAAATCATATTATGTTGAGTTGTCTTCTACCATTTATAGCGTTTCAATCTTCCTCTGGACTattttgagatagtatttgtaTATGAATCGAGCGTTCCTCAACTGATTAGCAAAGTTTTATATAGACATCGAATTGTTTAGATTTATTAAATACTATGTGCACCTCCTCTGGACCTTGACTTAGCTTAAACTCGAATAAGGTTTGAAAACGTACGGTTTTGTTGATGAGAACCCAAAAACTCTTCCAAGCCGCAAGAGGCCCCTAGCAAACCACAAAATACTTGATACCTCTACACATCAGAACCTTTTCCTATATATACTCAATTACTAACTAGCTGATATGGCATTGTTGATGACCTCTTATCAAACttatttgtatttctttatGCACTATTTCTCCTATGCAATTGTAGCTTAAAAATTCATGTTGGATTTTGATTCCAGGGAAGCTCGACTCCACAATCTGCATCTGACTGGCAGGAGCATACATCTGCTGATGGGAGAAAGTATGTTACTGAATCACTGTTTCATGTTTTGGCACCAATTATCGTCCTACATGTTTCTCTTTGTACCGTAGTTTAGTGTTCATGCAGTTCCCAATCGAAATTGATTAGTTTAGTTGGAAATTGTTCGTAAGCTTCTCATATTTTGAACCTTTCATAAGGTCCATGCAGATGTTTGTGTCATGGCTTTAAGTCTATGGAGTCTAAAACTTTTCGGGTGATCTGATAAATACTTATCTTTTCTAGGTATTATTACAACAAGCAGACTAAACAATCAAGCTGGGAGAAACCTCTTGAACTGATGACACCACTTGAGGTGAGACTTATAAAGTAGCCAGTCTTCTATGATGATTTTTATCTTGCTGGTCGTTGAATCTTATCAGTCTTTTAGTTGGTGTGTCCACTTTACTGTTATGTAAACGGTTGCATGCTTTGTCTAGAAAAATGATGTTGAACTGTGTCATTTGCGTATTCTTTTCCACTGATTTGGAGACTCACTGGTAACTGTGAAGATATATAATGACTGCTACGTGCTCATCTAAAGCAGCTTTCACTTTATTAAAACAGGCTACCGATGCTCCGCTGTTTCTTACTTCTTTTGTGTAAATTCTTAGGTGACAACTTTATAGTCAGGCTGGGATCGGATGGCTAATTTATGATGTTtgttctattaaatatttttctgatcgtctttttcttgttttatattaaaattatgtttttttagacTCTGTCCTTGTTTTCATTATACGAATAGAAGAACTTCGATAGTATTCTTGTCTCACTTTCTTCAGTGGTATGCTGTGCTGTTTAGTAGTATATTTGAGCCCTCTCTGCTTATTTCTGTTTtacataactattttttttttgcatcaaatCTGTATATGCATGttgttttttaactttgttgGAAATCATATACTAGAAGAATGATATTTGAATGCAAATGGCAACCAGTTTGGGGGTATTTTGAAACAAGTTATTTGATTGACCTAATAAAATCCTGTCTTGGTTTCTTTCTTGACGTTTATGAACTTAATTTGGTTGATTGGCCTGGTAAAATCCTGCCTTGTTGATATATTCATTGCTACGATGCATATAGGAGCACATACGTCTTTCTTTTTTCCACTTTGATCCCGTAACCTTTTAATGACATTCTGGGTTTCTGTAGAAACagacttgattgattgatcAAAATCTACCATGTATATGCATTTTTATAGTTTCTTGCAATCTAAAATCTTTTTCTACAGCGGGCAGATGCATCCACTGTATGGAAGGAATTTACAACAGCTGATGGAAAGAAGTAGGCATCTTTGAATTTCTTTTGGTATTTGTATAATGCTTATTTTCTATTGTTGCAACTGATTAGTTGATTCAATTTACACAGATATTATTATAACAAGGTTACAAAGGAGTCTAAGTGGACAATTCCAGAAGATTTGAAGGTCTACCAATTTATTTCTCTCTCATATACATTCCCCAATGCAAAGCCTATGTTAAACCTGTGTAGTTGTTGTATGCAGTTAGCACGGGAACAAGCCCAACTAGCTAGTGAAAAGAGGTCCCTTTCCGAAGCTGGATCTACTCCTCTGTCCCACAATGTTGCATCCTCATCTGATCCAACGGTTAGCTCTGCGACCTCTGTTGCTCCCAGCACATCTTCAACACTTCCTGGACATTCTTCAAGCCCTATCCAAGCGGGTTTGGCTGTACCTGTCACCCGTCCTCCCTCAGTTGCTCCTGTTACTCCAACGTCTGCTGCAGCTACTGATACTGAGGCTACTGCAATGTACTATTTTTCCTTGGGaagttttgtttgatgattataCACTCTATCATGCCTCTGAATTTAGGTTTTGTGCCCATCTTAACAGAAAAGCAGATAATTTACCGTCTCGGGGGGCAAATGATTCAAATAATGGAGCTACAGCACAAAACAACGAGGCATGATTTTAACTATTCTTTTCTACAATGATTTGCCTAGATTCTAAAAGTTTATTCATATGTTTTCCGTTTGCCTGTTTCTACTTCAGCTTCATGTAAACAGAGTTCACATTAACATGTTCGAGTTATTGGAAAAGTTATGTATAATAATTACTATACGTGTGATGATGTGGTGGTGTCATGAATATTTATGGTCAAGCGTTACATCATGGTATGCTTTCTCATTATTTCGAATGTTTTGTTAGGCTGACAATAAGGAAATGTCGGTGAATGGAAAAGCAAATCTGTCACCTGCAGGCGACAAAGCAAATGTTGAGGAACCTATGGTATATGCTACTAAGCAGGTAATTTCTTATCCTATTTTCTCCTCATGATGTCTCTTTTCTGTAGCATAACGTTTTCGTGTGCAAGTGCAATTGTTTGCCATCCATctatttttgtactattttggttatttttttttctaggaggCTAAAGCTGCTTTCAAGTCTCTTTTGGAATCTGTAAATGTTCATTCTGACTGGACATGGGAACAGGTAATGTGCTAGTATATGTGTGTCTTTGATCGATATTTCAGCATCCTCTTCCTAACCATCTACTTGCTTCATTGCTGACCGTATCATCTCCTTGAGTCCTTGTAGACATTGAAAGAGATTGTTCACGACAAAAGGTATGGTGCTTTGAGGACTCTAGGTGAGCGGAAACAAGCTTTTAACGAGGTATATAGTTTCTTAGTTCTTAGCTATAATGTGGAATTgcattttttatttaccttGTCAAATAATGTGTTGCACTCTTTATTTGTGATGTAATTATGTTTTCACTGGTAAATTTCGACTTTCAGTAGCACTAATGCTTACACCTGACTGTCAAATTAAATTCTCCAGTATCTTGGTCAAAGGAAAAAAGTGGAAGCTGaagaaagacgaagaagacagaAGAAAGCTCGGGAAGAATTTGTCAAGATGCTAGAGGTATGTACCAAAGGAGTCAGAAGTTCGgtgtttggtttgtttagtgTGACTGATGACCTTTTGTTGTTCTAATAAAATTTCTTGACTTCAGGAGTGTGAAGAGCTTTCATCATCCATAAAATGGAGGTATGGCTTTCAGTTAATTATAAGAtctttggttcttttctttATTGTATGCATGACATTTGCTAATGGAAACTATTTCCTCACCAGCAAAGCAATGAGTTTGTTTGAAAATGATGAGCGCTTTAAAGCTGTTGACCGTTCAAGGGATCGTGAAGATCTTTTTGACAATTATATTGTGGAACTTGAGAGGAAGGTAAATCATCTGGCTTCTTTTTTGGGGGCTTTTCGTTTTCATGTGTAGATTTGGctgtttgttgtttggtatGATACTTTGTGCTGCTAAGCAAAACATGGCATGCCTATGCACATGAAGGTGTTGGACCagagaaatttgtttttgttatgacGGTTCAAATGGTTTTCTCGCTTGGTATGATGCAAGAGGCATGTCTTAAATCCACAGTAATTTGTGTGGGTGCTTAGATTGTCGCTGAGAAAATATCTGGTGCACGGGCATGATACTTTTTGAAGCATCGATTGAGAATACAATGTTTTGCTTTGTAGAAGGGGAAAGTTCATTAATTAAATTGACATCATGAATCCGCAATGTGCAGGAAAGAAATAAGGCACAGGAGGAACATCGGCAACATATGGCTGAGTATCGGAAGTTTCTTGAAACCTGTGACTTTATCAAAGTAAATCATTGTTTGTGATTCTTATTCCTGCAAACCTTTTTTTTCGTAGACCTTGCCATAATGCCTTTTATAATACTTGTTTTAAGGCTGGTACACAATGGCGCAAAGTTCAAGATAGACTGGAGGATGATGAAAGATTCTGTCTTGAAAAGATAGATCGCCTGATTGGTTTTGAGGTAAGTTATTTCATCAAGTAGTTCAGGATGCCACATTAGAATTTGTTTCTAATGTTTGTTATTCCAGGAATACATTCTTGAactagagaaggaagaagaggagctGAAGAAAGTAGAGAAAGTAAGGTCAATGTTCAGGGTTGTAACCTAATTTTTCCTCTTAAAACTCCAATGCTCATGGTTTCGTTTTCTTGTGGAGCTAGGAACATGTAAGGCGGGCCGAGAGAAAAAACCGTGATGCATTTCGTACACTATTGGAAGAACATGTTGCTGCTGGTACCCTTACAGCCAAGACGTACTGGTTGGATTATTGCATTGAGGTGTCTCACCAGTTTAGACCCCTTTTC encodes the following:
- the LOC104757971 gene encoding DNA replication licensing factor MCM2-like, yielding MAGEDSSDNQPSSPTSPSSAGFNTDQLPISTSQNSENFSDEEAAVDTQIIRDEPEGADEEEEEEEGEDLYNDNYLEDYRKMDGNDQYESNGLDDSVEDERDLDQVMLDRRAAEAVLDARETRAANRKLPHLLHDNDSDDWNYRPTKRSRTTVPPRGNGDPDGNPPSSPGGSQPDISMTDQTDDYQDEDDNEDEAEFEMYRIQGTLREWVMRDEVRRFIAKKFKDFLLTYVKPKNDNGDIEYVRLINEMVSANKCSLEIDYKEFIHVHPNIAIWLADAPQPVLEVMEEVTEKVIFDLHPNYKNIHTKIYVRVTNLPVNDQIRNIRQIHLNTMIRIGGVVTRRSGVFPQLQQVKYDCNKCGAVLGPFFQNSYSEVKVGSCSECQSKGPFTVNVEQTIYRNYQKLTIQESPGTVPAGRLPRHKEVILLNDLIDCARPGEEIEITGIYTNNFDLSLNTKNGFPVFATVVEANYVTKKQDLFSAYKLTQEDKTQIEELSKDPRIVERIIKSIAPSIYGHEDIKTALALAMFGGQEKNIKGKHRLRGDINVLLLGDPGTAKSQFLKYAEKTGQRAVYTTGKGASAVGLTAAVHKDPVTREWTLEGGALVLADRGICLIDEFDKMNDQDRVSIHEAMEQQSISISKAGIVTSLQARCSVIAAANPVGGRYDSSKSFAQNVELTDPILSRFDILCVVKDVVDPVTDEMLAEFVVNSHFKSQPKGGKMDDSEPQDGIQGSSGSTDPEVLPQNLLKKYLTYSKLYVFPKLGELDAKKLETVYANLRRESMNGQGVSIATRHLESMIRMSEAHARMHLRQYVTEEDVNMAIRVLLDSFISTQKFGVQRTLRESFKRYITYKKDFNSLLLVLLKELIKNALKFEEIISGSNSGLPSIEVKIEELQTKAKEYDIADLRPFFSSNEFSKAHFELDNGRGMIRCPRRLVTW